Genomic window (Deinococcus yavapaiensis KR-236):
CCGTCTGGCCTTCGAACGCGGCCTGCCCCTCGGCGAGCACACGGTCACGCGTGGCAAAGCGGGCCAGATGCACCAGCGCCAAAGACTTCGCCCCTGCCGCCCTCGCCATCTCACCCGCTTCCCTCGCCGTCGGGTGCATCAGGGCCGCCGCCCGACGCGCCGCGTCCTTCCCGTCGGACTCCGCGACCAGGGCGTCGCATACGAACAGATCCGCTTCGCGCGCGCACGCCACGAGCGC
Coding sequences:
- a CDS encoding MBL fold metallo-hydrolase; protein product: FELRFFEVQHRVPTLAVRVEGGGKVLAYSADSVPCDALVACAREADLFVCDALVAESDGKDAARRAAALMHPTAREAGEMARAAGAKSLALVHLARFATRDRVLAEGQAAFEGQTAVPDDGTVLPV